The Bacteroides ovatus genomic interval TTTCTGGTACAACCGACTTACAGCTATGACCCTACCAAACAGGACTGGAACGCCAAAACCCATTATCCTATCGGCAAACTGAAACCGGAACGTACCGACTCCTGGGAAATAGGTGTGGACGGAACTTTCTTCAAGGATTTCAAAGTCAGTGGTTCATTCTACTATGCCAATACCTATAACCAGACATTCGACCCGAAAATCACCGTGTCTTCCGGCTATTCGACTCTTTATGTGCAAACCGGTTATGTACGCAATCTCGGTGTCGAGGGGCTACTCTCTTACGGACATACATGGCGCGACTTCGGATGGAACAGTAATTTCACTTTCTCCTGGAATAAAAACAAAATTGTGGAGTTGGTTAAGGACTATGTGCATCCCGAAACCGGAGAAATCGTCAACAAAGACCGCCTTGAACTAAAAGGACTGGGATATACCAAATTTATCCTGAAAGAAGGAGGCACACTGGGAGACCTGTACACGAATGCCGACTTCATACGTGACGATAAAGGATATATCCAGATAGACAAAAATGGGGATGTCGCCAAAACGGATAATCTACCTGACATCAAATTAGGCAGCGTATTTCCTAAAGCAAACCTGGCATGGAACAACAGCTTTTCTTACAAAGGTATTTATGCGGGATTCCAATTAAGTGCCCGCCTGGGAGGTATTGTTTATTCAGCCACACAGGCTGCTCTCGACCAATATGGCGTATCCGAAGCATCTGCTGCCGCCCGTGACCGTGGCGGAGTACTCGTCAACGGACGTAGCTGGGTGAACGCACAGCAGTATTACGAGATTGTAGCTACCTCAAGCGGGCTGCCGCAATATTATACGTATAGTGCCACAAATCTGCGTTTGCAGGAAGCGCACATCGGATACACCATCCCCCGCAAATGGTTGGGTAATATCTGCGACATCAACGTCTCTGTAGTGGGACGTAACCTGTGGATGATTTATTGCAAAGCACCTTTCGACCCGGAAGCGATTGCCACAACAAGCAATTTCTATCAGGGAATCGACTACTTCATGATGCCCAGTACACGCAATTTTGGTTTTAATGTAAAGATTAACTTCTAAAACTATGAATACTCAAATGAAAGAATACAGAAAAGCAACCCTCCGACTGGCATACCTGCTAACGCTGATGCTATGGACGGGAAGTTGTATCGATATGGATATCAATCGTAATCCTTACGAGACAACGCAGGATGAACTGATGCGCGAAAACCATATCATCGGCTCGTCTCTAAAGAGCATGGAAGCATTGGTGGTTCCCACACAAGAGCATCTTTATCAATTTGTGGAAGCGATGTGCGGAGGAGCCTACGGGCGTTATTTTGGAGAGACTCGTGTGGGTTGGACTGAAAAATACTCGACTTATAATCCCAAGTCGGACTGGCTGAAGGCTTCGTTCTCCGATCCTATCTCGGAAATGTATCCTTCCTACCGGGATATTATCAACCGTACCAATGACCCCGTCGCACTGGCATTCGCCAAGATTCTGCGAGTCGCTATCATGCACCGGTCTACGGATATGTTCGGGCCGATTCCCTATACCAAAGTATTGGGAGATAAAACGGAAGGTGACGGCCTTAGTGCTCCTTATGACTCTCAAGAGGAGGTTTATGTGGCTATGTTCAAGGAATTGGAAGAAGCAGATGAAGCTCTGAAGGAGAATCTAGGTCTAAGTGCGGAAGGATTTAAGAAACTGGATAATCTTTATTATGGAGATGTGCGGAAATGGTATAAATACCTTCACTCGTTACAGCTTCGCATGGCCATGCGTATCGTTTATGTGAAACCGGAACTGGCCAGGGAAATAGCCGAGAAAGCCGTAGCCGCAGGTGTGATAGAGAACAATGAGGACAACGCGCAACTGCATGTGGAGGAGAATCGTTCGGCTCTCTGTTTCAATGATTGGAAGGATTACCGGATAGCTGCGGAAATCGTTTCCTATATGCAGGGATATAACGATCCGCGTTTGGAAAAATACTTCACCCAGGGAAAGTATCAGGATGATACCGATTACTATGGGCTACGCATTGGTATTCTTCCTTCCAAAGTGACGGACGACGAGTTGATACAAACCTATTCCAACCGTTTGATGACTGCCAATGATACGTATATGTGGATGACTGCCGCCGAGGTCACGTTCCTTCGCGCCGAAGGTGCCCTGCGGGGATGGGCAATGAGCGGAGATGCCCAACAGCTATATGAGAAGGCGATCACCCTTTCCTTTGAGCAATGGGGCGCAAGCGGAGCAAGCGGATACTCCCAGAATAAAGCATTGGTGCCGGGGGCTTACAAAGACCCGAGAGGTACATACAGCGCCCAATCTCCGAGCAGCATCACCATTGCCTGGAACGAGGACAAGGAGAATACCCGTTTCGAAGAAAACCTGGAACGTATCATTACTCAAAAATGGATTGCCATGTTTCCTCTGGGCATTGAAGCCTGGTGCGAACATCGCCGCACAGGGTATCCTAAATTCCTTCCGATAATGGACAACAAGGGAGTGGGAATCACTAACCTGACACTGGGAATACGACGTCTCTCCTATCCTGCTGAAGAATATCAGCTGAATGCGGAAAATATGCTCGGTGCCCTGCGAAAGCTCAATGGAGAAGATAACGGCGCTACCCGCTTATGGTGGGACTGCAATCCGAATGTAAAATAATGTGGAACTTAAACCCAAGATACAATGAAACTGAATTCATTCATAAGTGTCATATTGACCGTAGCCTGCTCACTGATGTTCGTTGCCTGTAGCGACTGGACAGAACCGACACCGGTTGATTACAACCCTATATTTCCCGACGAACAAGACCCCAGCTTGCATGAAAAATACGAGCAAAGTCTGAAAGAATACAAAAACCGGAAGCATACGTTAATGTTAATACGTTTTGCCAACAATCCGGGTACGACATTGGGCGAACAGGATTTCTTGCGTTCCTTGCCCGATAGCGTAGATTTTGTGGTGCTGACCAACGCTGATAATCTGTCCGTTTATGATAAGGAAGACATATCCAAACTCAAACGGACTGGCACCAAATTTCTCTATTACAAGAATTTATCCGAATTCTACGACCAATGCGAAGAAACAGAAAACCTGGAAGAATTCAAAACGAAAATGAATGCGGCATTGAAAAACGGGGAGAGTGATGAATTTGACGGTTATTATGTGCAGTTTGGTCGTGCCGGAAGTATGATGCATGTCGATTTCTTCAATGAGGTAACGACGGCTATCCGGGAAAAACTTGCCGCTATCGGCGGTCCGAAAGCTAATAATGGAAAGTTGGTTTTCTTTGATGGCATCGTCACATTTACAGTGGATTATAGCGGAAGATACGAAGAGCCGTTCATCGATTTGGTAGACTATTTCGTGGATGGGCAAATTGTGTTGCTTGAAAGCTCACTCGAAATAAAACTGAATATGAGCCAACCTGTAGGTTTCTATGGGAAAATGCCCAAAGAGAAAGTGATAACGACAGCCACTCCTCCGACCGATGACGGTAAAACCGGTATCATCAGCCGGGAAGATTTGGATGTTATACAAACCTCGGAAGGGATGGCCTACATCATCAATCATTTCATCACAGGACTGGGTAACAATGGTCCGCTGGCAGGAGTTTCTATCTACAATGCCAATGAAGATTATCTCGCCACCGATGGGGTGACTAACTACCGCCGTATACGTGATGCTATCCAAAAACTGAACCCATCACCGATTAATTAATGAAAGGAGGAACTATGAAACGATATAAAATAATCATCTCTCTGGCTGCAATCATCTGCGGACTGATGATTGCCTGTGACAATACGGATTACAGCAATAAAGCACCATTCGACAACATGGTCTATATCAAGGAAGCCAGTAACAGCAATTCAGAAAGAGTGACTTTCCGAAATACGCTGAATGAACAGAAACGTGCCTTCAGCGCCAAGTTGACTTACCCGGCAGGAAAAGACATCGTAGTGAAGCTGAAAGCGGATCCCGAACTGATAAACGAATTCAATGCCCGGCACGGGACTGATTATGGAATGCTGGATAGTAAATATTATAGCCTGTCGAACAGCGAACTGATTATCAAAGCCGAAAAGAGTGAATCATTGATTGATACGATCTATTTTAATAACCTGTTAGATCTGGAGATTGATAAAACTTATCTGGTTCCGCTCACCATCTCTGAAACGTCGGGTGGCGTTCATCTATTGAACGGTTCGAAAACATTGTTCTATCTGGTGCGCCGTTCAAGCGCTATCACGGTAGCCGCCAACCTGAAAGACAATTATCTGGAAGTGCCTACTTTCCTCGACGAAGAGAAAAATGCCTGTCTGAAAGAATTAGGTCAGATTACCATGGAAGCACTGGTATATGTAGAGGACTTTACATACAGCGGACCAAGCAATACGGCCGGTGCATCGGATATCAGTACGATCATGGGAGTAGAACAGCATTTCTTAATGCGTATAGGTGATACAAGTTTCCCACGCCAACAGTTGCAGATGCAGGGACCGGACGGAGTCAAATTCCCCGCCGCCGACAGGGCTAAGTCACTGAATGCAATGACATGGTATCATATAGCGCTGGTGTACAACGCCAAGGAACATTTTATTGCCTATTATGTGAACGGACAACTGCAAAGTCAGGATATCTCTTATGGAAAAGGAGCTACTGTGGATATCTGTGGAACGCCGGATTGCGAATTCCAGATAGGACGCTCTTATGAAGATGAGCTACGGCAACTCAACGGTAACATCGCAGAGATACGTATCTGGAACACTTGCCGTACGAAAGAGGAAATCTGGACGAATATGTATAAAGTGGAAGATCCTGAAAACGAAGAAAGCCTGCTTGCTTACTGGAAATTTAATGAAGGTGAGGGAAACATTGTCAAGGACCATTCGAAACACGGATTCGATGCAGTATCTGCCGAACCTCTTGTGTGGCCGACGGGAATCGAAATTCCACAAATCAACAAGTAATCATTCACTTTAAAGATAACCATGGACATGAAAAGAAATATAAACTTCAAAAATGTTCTCTGCATGGCTGCCATTACATTAGTAACCGGCATGCTAGGAGGCTGCGAAGATAATTCCATTGCCACTCCCGTAGGTAAATTACCTAACGAGACGGCTTTAGACAATAACTTTGGCATGCTAAAATGTGATATGACAACCAGTGACCTGGAAATCACCATGACCAATACCAAGACTCCCGATTTTGCATTCTTCTACCAAACGGTGAAGCCGGTGGCACAGGACACCCGAATCACAATGAAAATCGACCTCGACTTAGTAGACAAATACAATGAAGAACACGGTACGGAATACCGGAAAATGTCTACTATCAGCATTGAGGGCATCAGTAACGATGGTGCAATGACTATTAAGGCAGGAGATACAATGTCGGATACTATCATGGTACGCCTGAATCCGCTAGGCACATTGCATGATTATTCTTTGCTCCCTATTACCGTAGAACTACCGGAAGAAAGCGGAATTCGTCCGTCACGGGATAGTAATGAAATCTATTACAAGATTTATTATAAACGCTCTACTTATCCGTGGTTGAGCCCGATGAAGGCTGATATGAAAAAGTACAAGATGGTAGGGTTTATTGATGGCGAAAAAGTCAACGCCTCCATTGCCAAAGAATTTATCATGGTATTATATGATAATGAAACATTCGGTCCCGGACATTATGAGTTATGGGAAACGTCGTGGTATGCCTATTTATATGACATCATTAATGTGAATGCCGCAACACTGGGATATGCGAATGGAAAAGTGACTCTGAACCAATCAGCCAATTTCAAAAAGCAGTTAAGCAATATGTCGTCACTCTCCAGCTATGGTATAAAGCGTTGCGTCACCCTTAAAGCAGAAGGGACCGGCTTGGGATTCTGCAACCTGACAGATGAGCAGATTACAGCCTTTGTAGCGGAAGTCAAGAAGCTCGCCAACTACCGTGTAGATGGCATTAATCTCATGGACGAAGGTGCCGAATATGGTATAAACGGACATCCGGCTGCCAATGCGACCTCGTATCCGAAGCTCATCAAAGCACTACGGGAATCTTTAGGCAAGACCAAACTGATTACAGTTACCATAACGGGTGATCCGGCCGGTTCACTAGCCTCCGAGGCTGCGGGTATCAGAGCAGGTGAATATATTGATTATGCCTGGACATGGGTAAATACCAAAATTATGAATCCATGGGAGGATAGCTCGATTGAAAAACCAATAGCAGGACTGGACAAATCTCAATATGGCGGTTTCAGCACCGACGAATATACGTTCGATTATGAAAATGACGAATCGTATCCGGAAACGTTACGAGAAAAGTTATATGACAAAGGTCTTGGCAAACTTTACATAATGCGTAATATCCCTTTCTGGTCGGACGCACTGGAAGCAACACCATATCATGCTAACATAAATGCAGGGGCAGCAGCCTTTTATAGAGTGGAAGGAGGCCATAAATATGAACCGGACATCAACTATTTGCATAATGGTAAATACAAGGATATGAAAGGGGATAAAAACTATTACGAGATGTAGAATTATCAATTAAACAGGGGGGGAAAAACAAATCCTTTCCTTACTAACAGGAGCTTATGCGCCTATTATCAGTAAAATAATATAACCGGAATTTTAACCATCTATTTGGTTAAAGTTCCGGTTTCACTATTTCCACCAAATATCATCAATTAAAATAATACAAAAACACAACACTTATCACCTACAAAACAACACCAAACAATAACAATACACCATTTGCCAATAACTCATCATTTATTTATTATACCAAATCATTACTTTTACTCCGCAAAAACAAACTATATTTCAATAAAGAAAATATGTTTACTTTACCTTAGGAATTACATATGAAAAAGCATATTGTGATACTGATAGCCCCAAAAGATTACAGTATCAAATACAAGATACGCCCACCACCGTCAAAGAATCTCTATTTAGTATTATATATTCAGAAAAAATGATCTATTAATTATTGTCACTTGGAGGAAATAGATATTCCTTAAAGAATGATTCAAGACGTAAGGATTTAAATCTGCATACGGAACTCGCTTTCTTAATATTGACCTTCAAAGAACAAATAATTTTGAGATTAGACTGTTTGAGTTTAGTAATGCCCTAAATCACACTCGTTGTGCATTTTCTCATCCCCCCTCAACTAAAAAGGAATAGAGGTATACAGTCCAAGTGACTTCAACAAAAAATAAATATGAAATACTTAATGATAACGTCACTATTTGTCTCTATTATAGATGCAAATATCTTTCACCAGTCTCACTTCTTCTTACTACTTACAGCCGGAGGAATTTCATTATATTGGCTCTTATCTCATTTTCTTACCCTCCATAAGGAAATCAAAATCTTAAAAGAAGAGCACCAATATTTCATGGATTCTTTTCAAAGCATTCGCAACCCTATCACACTCGTTCATACCCCTCTAAGAGCTGCTTGTGATGATAGTTGCCCCGAAGACATAAAGAAAATGTTATCACTAGTCATTCGTAATATAGACTGTCTTGATGAACACCTAACCAAATTAATGAATCTGCGACATCTGCTTATCTACTCCAAACAGATGGATATTGCCGAATATGAACTGGGAAACTTCATTAATAACAGAGTCCATTCATTGAAAAATTTCGCTACGGACAAGCGGATTAAGTTAGAAATAAAAACAGAGTTTAATTATGCCAGCGTTTGGTTCGATCAAAGTAAAATCTCTCCCATCATTGATAAATTCATAAAAAACGCAATAGAACATTCGAAACCTGAAGATAAAAGGATTATCTTTTCAATTTCTTCTAATTCCGAACACTGGGAACTTAAAACGTTCGATGCCAACAAGGGCAAATTGCTAACATGTTATAGGCGCCAAAAGTATCACTTGATTAAACCTAAACATAAATCAGAGTTCAAATATGCATTTGCCAAAAGTGTACTCTGCAAAAAATTAATGAAACTATGTGATGGGAATATTCTTATCAATCATTCAACCCACACTGTCTCACTAAGATTTCCTACAACAAATTCAGAAAGAAAGGTATCCGGATATAATATCATACACTCCGCAAAAAAGTCGGAAGAAAGAAAGACTGATACTTCATTGGGTAAGATTGCTCATAAAAAAAGTTCAATCAAGCCTACTGTTGTTCTCGCTGACAGTAATGAAGAATTCAAGTCTTATTTGGAAGAATGTTTATCAAAGGATTTTGATGTGAAAAGTTTCGGGAATGGCTCTGAAGCTTTAGAATGTATAAAAGAGAAATATCCTGATTTAGTGATTTGCGACCTTATGCTGCATGGAATGTATGGCTATGAACTGTCATCAAGACTAAAGACATCAGGAGAAACATCCGTTATTCCTATCATCCTTTACGGTTCACGTATAGATATAGGACAACGCAACAAAAGAGAAAGTTCTCTGGCCGACATCTTTTTATATGTGCCTTTCCACATCGAAGATTTAAAGATAGAAATGAATGTACTTATCAAAAACAACCGTTCTCTAAGAAGATCATTCTTGCAGACAGTTTTCGGAAAGCAGTTCTTGGAAAAGGAAGAAGAGAAAGTTTTAGATGATAGTAATTACACATTCATCAATCAAGTAAAAGAATTTATTCTAAAAAATATAGATAAGGAAAATCTGACGATAGATGAAATTGCCTCTGAACTGTATATGAGCAGAACTGCTTTCTTTAATAAATGGAAAGCACTGACGGGAGAAGCACCGAAGTATTTTATTTATCGTATTCGTATGGAAAAAGCACGTGAGTTATTGGAGAGTGGAAAATACTCTGTCCAGGTTATTCCTGAAATGATTGGATTGAAAAATCTTAAGAATTTCCGCCATAAATACAAAGAGTATTTCGGGATAACTCCAAGCAAGTCCATTACGAAAAAGCTATAAAATAAAAAGAATATTTTATAATTGAAGATACCATGAACAGGGATCTTCATGGCAATACTCATATAAAAAAATATTCTATTTTTATTTCCTTATGCAGTATTTCACAAGTACCGGCATTTACTTTATGTACGTACACCTTAATTTTGAAATTAATAATCTAATTTAAAACAGTATGAAAATTATAACTGAAATAAAAAAAGCTTGTTGTTTTAATCGTTTTGCTTTCTTAGTAATGTCATTAGGCCTGATAGCCACTTTTACAGCATGTAGTAGTGATAACGATTCTGATATTCCCGTATATTCACTTAAAGATGTGGAAGGTAATTATTCCGGTAATATGCTGACAGAAACTGCTCCATCCGTCAATCCACAAAACTATTCCTTCAAAGAAGAACAGCCGCAAGGAGCCACAGTTACCGCTGAAGTAAAAGACAATCAGATTATGATAAAAAAACTTCCGGTTGACGATCTGATTAAAAGTATTGTCGGTGAAGAAATAGGCGAAATTATCATTGAGACTTTGGGTGATATCAATTACAACATTCCTTATACTGCAGCCTTTAATGATGATAGCAAAGGCTCCATTCTACTTCAATTAAAACCTGAACCTTTGGAAATAAAATACACGATCCCTACCCAAGTACAAACAGAGGGAGAGGAAGCTCCTCAAATTACTGTAAAAGTAACTATAGAAGCGGAAGAAAAGGGTCAATATACATATAAAGATAAAAAACTCACCTTTGTAATCAAAGCCACCCAAGTGGAAGTAGAAGGAGAGCCGCTTGAAAACTTTTCGGTTACCACATTCAGTTTCGACATGGTCAAAAAGTAACTGATCGGATAAACTTTCCCAACGTATTTTCATTATGATGGGAATTACCTCCAAAAAGAGTATGCCTGCACACAGCGCGCATACTCTTTTTTTATACCTTTGTGAAATAACCAACGATATGAAAATGACTACAACTGAAAATATCCGGAAAGAATTACAAACATTAGCAGATTCCAAATATCAGGAATTTCATTCTTCCCTCCTCCCGGGAGCAAACAACATTCTCGGCGTACGCATCCCCCAACTGCGGACAATGGCCAAAGAAATTATTAAGAAAGAAGACTGGCGTACATTTGTCGAATCAACCGATACGATTTATTATGAAGAAACAATGCTTCAGGGAATGATTATCGGACTGGCAAAAATGGAACTTGAAGAACAAATGAAATACGTAACGATGTTCATTCCCCGTATAGATAATTGGGCTGTATGCGACATATTCTGCAGTGAACTGAAAACTTCTGTGAAAAAAGGAAAAGAAAACGTATGGCAATTTATCCAACCCTATCTGAAATCCTCTAAAGAATTTGAAATACGTTTCGGAATTGTGATGCTTTTCCATTATGTAGATGACGCGCATATCGATTCGTTACTGAAATATGCCGACTCATTCAATCATGATGCATATTATGCACGCATGGCTATGGCATGGATGATATCATTGTGTTTTATCAAATTTCCCCAAAAGACAATGGAGTATCTGAAACATAGCACACTGGATAACTGGACTTACAACAAGGCACTGCAAAAAACAATTGAGTCATTCCGGGTAGATAAGGACACCAAGGACATTCTCCGAGAAATGAAAAGACGATAAATACCAAGCACGGCGAACATCCTGCCATCAGCATTCTGGTAACCATACTATTTTCCGCCACGCCAATTTTATCGGCTGTCTTTCAGCCGATAAAATAAAAATGCCCGTAAGAAAATATTTTTGTTTTAACATTCCGGTTTATAGAAACATGGCAGAAGAGCCTTCTTGTCGCAGTCCTTACCATGAAGAATACATTCAAACAAGTGTTTCAGGTAATTCTGAGGGTCTATGCCGTTCAACTTACAGCTTTCTATCAGAGAGAAGGTGAATGCAGAGTTTTCTGCCGCATCCTCACTGCCAACGTTCATACAGTTCTTGAGCAGCAGCTTTACAGGTTTCATCCTTTGCTCACAGAGGTTGTTCGAGATTTCTGCTGAACCGTCCTTGAGGATATTTCTCAAGGATTTCCACTGGTTTATCGTATAGTTCACGGCCTTTCTCATCAGTTCGTTAGCCATAATCTTCGCATCCTGCATCATAATGACCACCTTATGATGGATACGTTCAAGAATCGGTCCTGTTAGCTTAAGCCTTCTTTCCTTAATCTGCTCACCGCTGAGTTTCATCATACGGAACAGGTCTTCATTTCTGAACATCTCACCGATAGGATCTATTATGTCCATCGCTGTTCTGTCTGAAGGCAGGGCATCAACCCACAACCTTCTACAATGCGTCCAGCATCCTATATGAAGCACCTTTGAGTCGTCTCCGTCAAACATCCTGTAAACCGTATATCCGTCAGTGGATATGGTTCCCATAAAATATTCCAGGAATGATTTTGCCGCATCGGACGACCTGCTGCCGTTATTATAGTGATAATAGACCATCTTAATATGCTTGGCAAAGAAAGCCCATAAGTACTTTCTCCTGTAAGCCTTACCTTCCTTTGTTTCCACTCCAACAAGCTCAGTAGTCTCATCAACCATAAGGTAATTAGCTCTCTGTACAAACTCCTTGAAGACATCTTCCATGAACTCCCTTAGTTTGGCGATTCCGTTATGGATATAGCTGTTCAGCGTGGTATTGCTTATGTGGATACCCTCTCTTGCAAGCAGTCTTATCTGTCTGTTCTCAGGCATGCTGAAGTCATATTTCAGACAAAGCAGACGGGCAAGCAGTTCAGGAGAGAAGATACCTCCAAGGTTTTTCAGCGGATGTTCCATGGTGCTTGTGAAAGTGCCGTCCGCAAGCTTTACCCTTGCCACCTTGTAAACATGCTCCACGTTATAAGCCCTTACATGTTCTATGACCCTGTATTCCCACACATCAGGCATACCGTTGCGGTTCATAAACCGTCCCCCTTCTGGAAGCGTGTAATACTCGTCCACTTCATGTACTACCACCTTGTCAACTTTCAATTTTGTTTTCCCGGCACGTGGTGCGGTTTCCTTTCTCCTTGAAGGTTTGCTGTTCTGGGCAGGTATGTTGCCGGAAGAGGTATTGCTGCCGGTTTCGTTATCATCGGTCTTATTATTATCATCCTTCCTGTCAGAACCGTCATACTCGGATTGTTCCAGAGCGGACTTGTCGAGATTACGGTTGTTCAACAGCCTTCTTTGCTCGGAAGTACGGCCGAAACGGTGTTTCCTGCTGTCCTCAAGCTGAAGTCTGAGATTGGAGATCTCGTTTGCCAGCATCCTGTTCACCTCATCCTTTGCTTCAAGCTGCTTTCTCATAAGTTCCATTTCTTTCCTGTAATGTTCAACCGTGGTTGACTGCTTTTCGATGGTATCTTTGAGATCATTGATGGTATCTATCAGATTTTTAGAGTTCTCCCTGTTGGATTCTTCAATAGACTCAAGCCTCGCAATCAATTCTTTATTCTGTTTGCGAAGACCTGCCTTTTCCTCATTCGCCAGACCCAGCTGGCAGCAAAGTAACTCGTATGCTCTTTCATCAATCATGATATAAAGGTACGAAAAATCAGGCACTTACGCAAACTTTTTACCGTTTATTTTTTATACTATCCTGTTGATAA includes:
- a CDS encoding RagB/SusD family nutrient uptake outer membrane protein — its product is MNTQMKEYRKATLRLAYLLTLMLWTGSCIDMDINRNPYETTQDELMRENHIIGSSLKSMEALVVPTQEHLYQFVEAMCGGAYGRYFGETRVGWTEKYSTYNPKSDWLKASFSDPISEMYPSYRDIINRTNDPVALAFAKILRVAIMHRSTDMFGPIPYTKVLGDKTEGDGLSAPYDSQEEVYVAMFKELEEADEALKENLGLSAEGFKKLDNLYYGDVRKWYKYLHSLQLRMAMRIVYVKPELAREIAEKAVAAGVIENNEDNAQLHVEENRSALCFNDWKDYRIAAEIVSYMQGYNDPRLEKYFTQGKYQDDTDYYGLRIGILPSKVTDDELIQTYSNRLMTANDTYMWMTAAEVTFLRAEGALRGWAMSGDAQQLYEKAITLSFEQWGASGASGYSQNKALVPGAYKDPRGTYSAQSPSSITIAWNEDKENTRFEENLERIITQKWIAMFPLGIEAWCEHRRTGYPKFLPIMDNKGVGITNLTLGIRRLSYPAEEYQLNAENMLGALRKLNGEDNGATRLWWDCNPNVK
- a CDS encoding glycoside hydrolase family 18; the protein is MKLNSFISVILTVACSLMFVACSDWTEPTPVDYNPIFPDEQDPSLHEKYEQSLKEYKNRKHTLMLIRFANNPGTTLGEQDFLRSLPDSVDFVVLTNADNLSVYDKEDISKLKRTGTKFLYYKNLSEFYDQCEETENLEEFKTKMNAALKNGESDEFDGYYVQFGRAGSMMHVDFFNEVTTAIREKLAAIGGPKANNGKLVFFDGIVTFTVDYSGRYEEPFIDLVDYFVDGQIVLLESSLEIKLNMSQPVGFYGKMPKEKVITTATPPTDDGKTGIISREDLDVIQTSEGMAYIINHFITGLGNNGPLAGVSIYNANEDYLATDGVTNYRRIRDAIQKLNPSPIN
- a CDS encoding DUF1735 and LamG domain-containing protein; its protein translation is MKRYKIIISLAAIICGLMIACDNTDYSNKAPFDNMVYIKEASNSNSERVTFRNTLNEQKRAFSAKLTYPAGKDIVVKLKADPELINEFNARHGTDYGMLDSKYYSLSNSELIIKAEKSESLIDTIYFNNLLDLEIDKTYLVPLTISETSGGVHLLNGSKTLFYLVRRSSAITVAANLKDNYLEVPTFLDEEKNACLKELGQITMEALVYVEDFTYSGPSNTAGASDISTIMGVEQHFLMRIGDTSFPRQQLQMQGPDGVKFPAADRAKSLNAMTWYHIALVYNAKEHFIAYYVNGQLQSQDISYGKGATVDICGTPDCEFQIGRSYEDELRQLNGNIAEIRIWNTCRTKEEIWTNMYKVEDPENEESLLAYWKFNEGEGNIVKDHSKHGFDAVSAEPLVWPTGIEIPQINK
- a CDS encoding BT_3987 domain-containing protein, giving the protein MKRNINFKNVLCMAAITLVTGMLGGCEDNSIATPVGKLPNETALDNNFGMLKCDMTTSDLEITMTNTKTPDFAFFYQTVKPVAQDTRITMKIDLDLVDKYNEEHGTEYRKMSTISIEGISNDGAMTIKAGDTMSDTIMVRLNPLGTLHDYSLLPITVELPEESGIRPSRDSNEIYYKIYYKRSTYPWLSPMKADMKKYKMVGFIDGEKVNASIAKEFIMVLYDNETFGPGHYELWETSWYAYLYDIINVNAATLGYANGKVTLNQSANFKKQLSNMSSLSSYGIKRCVTLKAEGTGLGFCNLTDEQITAFVAEVKKLANYRVDGINLMDEGAEYGINGHPAANATSYPKLIKALRESLGKTKLITVTITGDPAGSLASEAAGIRAGEYIDYAWTWVNTKIMNPWEDSSIEKPIAGLDKSQYGGFSTDEYTFDYENDESYPETLREKLYDKGLGKLYIMRNIPFWSDALEATPYHANINAGAAAFYRVEGGHKYEPDINYLHNGKYKDMKGDKNYYEM
- a CDS encoding response regulator transcription factor; translation: MKYLMITSLFVSIIDANIFHQSHFFLLLTAGGISLYWLLSHFLTLHKEIKILKEEHQYFMDSFQSIRNPITLVHTPLRAACDDSCPEDIKKMLSLVIRNIDCLDEHLTKLMNLRHLLIYSKQMDIAEYELGNFINNRVHSLKNFATDKRIKLEIKTEFNYASVWFDQSKISPIIDKFIKNAIEHSKPEDKRIIFSISSNSEHWELKTFDANKGKLLTCYRRQKYHLIKPKHKSEFKYAFAKSVLCKKLMKLCDGNILINHSTHTVSLRFPTTNSERKVSGYNIIHSAKKSEERKTDTSLGKIAHKKSSIKPTVVLADSNEEFKSYLEECLSKDFDVKSFGNGSEALECIKEKYPDLVICDLMLHGMYGYELSSRLKTSGETSVIPIILYGSRIDIGQRNKRESSLADIFLYVPFHIEDLKIEMNVLIKNNRSLRRSFLQTVFGKQFLEKEEEKVLDDSNYTFINQVKEFILKNIDKENLTIDEIASELYMSRTAFFNKWKALTGEAPKYFIYRIRMEKARELLESGKYSVQVIPEMIGLKNLKNFRHKYKEYFGITPSKSITKKL
- a CDS encoding DUF4840 domain-containing protein, which codes for MKIITEIKKACCFNRFAFLVMSLGLIATFTACSSDNDSDIPVYSLKDVEGNYSGNMLTETAPSVNPQNYSFKEEQPQGATVTAEVKDNQIMIKKLPVDDLIKSIVGEEIGEIIIETLGDINYNIPYTAAFNDDSKGSILLQLKPEPLEIKYTIPTQVQTEGEEAPQITVKVTIEAEEKGQYTYKDKKLTFVIKATQVEVEGEPLENFSVTTFSFDMVKK
- a CDS encoding DNA alkylation repair protein encodes the protein MTTTENIRKELQTLADSKYQEFHSSLLPGANNILGVRIPQLRTMAKEIIKKEDWRTFVESTDTIYYEETMLQGMIIGLAKMELEEQMKYVTMFIPRIDNWAVCDIFCSELKTSVKKGKENVWQFIQPYLKSSKEFEIRFGIVMLFHYVDDAHIDSLLKYADSFNHDAYYARMAMAWMISLCFIKFPQKTMEYLKHSTLDNWTYNKALQKTIESFRVDKDTKDILREMKRR